The sequence TTTATTCAGCCAACATACACTGCACTTGAAGCTGCGAGCCTTCTCATGTTTCAGAGCATGCATGATGAGGGCGTACCGCCTCTGAAACACCATGCCACACTCATTACACGCATGTTCTCCTTCCACAACTTCTCCTGGGTCTTCATGCAGTGTGCCCTCCTCCACAGTCTCCGGCTGGTCGGCAACAAGCTCCAGTTCCTCTGCTAAAGGCACTACGGCTTCAGGGGCGGCGTCTATGCTTGACTCTGAAATCTCATCAGGATTGTTCTTCACAGACTGAACCGCTCGACCTCTCCTGGCAAGTCTCTGAGGTGTCTGGGGACACAGTGAGATTTTAAGACAATCTGGCAGATTTCTTTTTTGTATCAATCGTTGACTCATTGAACAAAAACAGCATATTGGGGTCAATGACAAATAATAGTGTCTATGattgaaaaaaaatctagtcttgtattttaaatgtattttgtatgtGAAATGTTGTGattttgaaaaacatttataCCATTTTTAAAATAGGTTTAAATTTAATGACTGTGGTCAGCCAATTAAATGTATTGtggtataaaacattttattatttatagtttctatttatttaagttTCTCATATTAGACACATCACATGACTTGGTGTATGCAAGCTATttcaaacattaataaccgGTAAAGCAGTTCTGTTAAAATGCATGTTCctagaaaataataaataatatgattatgccagtatttattattatttatatttgttattatttatttattaccagtaattacttacatcttcTGTTTCAAGAATGTCATTCAATCATTCTTTTAATGAGGCTTTTTTTCCCTTATGATGATTTTAGAACATTATGATATTGGGAAACCAGTACAGGCTTGGGTGCATCAACGACACAGTCCACATAACAGATGGGCCACCCTGCGTTTGTGGACCTTACAAATCTGCCAAGTCCAAAAGGGCAccagttgggacaaggccattgTCACATCTACAGACGAAACATGTAGAGAGAATGAGAGTGCATACCTTCGTAGGGGGTGAGGTGCTTCTCTCTTCCTCCTCTGTCTCGAGTCCCATATGAAGACGAACGTACCCTCCTTCTTTCACAGATCGTTTTCTGAGGTATCTCTTGTTGGGATCTTTGCATTCCTCTTCCTTTTTCTCTTCATCTGCACCTGATCCATCCTCAACCCCCTCCATCTCCATGGGCTCCTCCTCTGAAGGGAGAGGAGGTGGTGGGTCTGGTTGCTTCACTTTAGGTGGTCTTCCTGGCCTCCTTCTGACAGGTGCAGGGGGTGGCTGTGGCGCTGCTGCTGGCTCAGGTTGGAGTGTGGGCTCAGCAGATTGGGGCTCATCCTGCACAGCAGGTGGTGCTGCCGCAGCTAAATGCACAATCTCAGAAGTGTCCATTTTGCCAGGATCCACACTAATGAGATAGGCTCCCATTTGCATACTCTCTGCAACAGGAGTGTCACCAACCTGAGGCTCCTCTACAGACCAACAAGCCTGTACTACAGCAAGGGACTCACCTGAACCCGCATGTCCGGAGTGAGTGACCAAAGTCATTGTCTCGCCCTCCTCTGCCTGGCCactgtgggccaccatggccagAGACTCAGCTGAGCCAGCCTGTCCGCTATGAGTAACTACAGTCATTGTTTCGCCATCTACGGTCGCACCAGCAAGCAAGGCCAGTGATTCAGCCGTCCCGATTTCACTGATTAGAGCCAGGGACTGTCCTGCTTCGGGTGAGTCATCACTCTGCATAGTTACCACATAGGTTTCGGAAGCAGTGGGTGTGATTGGCTGAGGGGGTGCAGGCTGGCTGGCCACCACAGTGTGGATGTCTCCCCTCTGATAGACCATCAGCTTCTGTTCTTCTACTTTCTTATGCACAGATTCACAAATCTGAAGCACTTCAGCCATCAATAAGTGCCGTGCCAGCGTGGCTACCTCTGCCATCACGCAAAAGTTAAAGGTCAGATTGGATGTATAAGCAAAATCCAGTAATGGCAGAAAACTGGCCTTGCTGAAGCCTGGTAGGTAAAACAACACAAAAGAACAATTACTAAAGAAGTTACTGCTCATAAATAGTGTTTCAGATCTGGCTATTTTGAGGTAACATTTTGGTTTAGATGGTCTTAGACCGTGACACTGCACACTAGGGTTTAGAACACAGATAATATTTAAATTCTTCTTAAACATATAACCTCAATGAATTGTTCACAGTGATGTGCGGGTTGATCCAAAATGAGTGGGTGCCTGCGGTCACCCGTGGTTACgagtcatccaaaaatatttttaatgacatcCGGTCGCAGTCGGTTTGGGTCATTTCAAATTAAGTTGCCaattaaacctttttttatttatatactactaGACACAATTTAGCTACTATATAATACATTGGCATGGACTCAAGGAGGATCCTCGGTTTTCTAGCATAAGTGCAGCCAGTGAGCGCACATTCAGCTCTGCAGGTCATGTCAGAGGCGAGAAGAAACCATCTCAAACCAGGGACGGTTGATTCAATATTATTTCTACACAGTGTGAGGAAagctaaaaataagtaggctaatCTTCTGTTTTAGGCCACCACTTATAGACTTTTTAACCCCTTTCCTGACGCTGGACAAAATGCACGATTGGCGATTTCCCAACACACTGAACTGAGCAATGCCATTGCACCATTTTAGTAGGCTACTTTTAAACGCATACATCTCAGTAATGTcagttttatgtattttctgaGAGGGGGGTGGGGTTGTTGGGAAAATCGGGGGAAAGATGCACACTTCGATTAGACAGGATAAACACATGCAGCCTTTTAACTGTTAAGAAAGTAAAacgaaataaatgaataaattgaGCATTTACTACTAAAAATGCGGGTCAGGtgcaatattttctttttcttttttgtggcCAGAGTTGTGGTGGGTTAGTTGAAAACGGCGGTCGGGTGCGGGTTGTTTATACATTGACCTGCAGATCACTGATTGTTCATGTTTCATCAACAGCATCCTACATTCTTCTCACCAGAGAGGTCAACGACAGCTTCATGACTGGTCACAGCACCCTTTTCCACAAAGAGCTCGTAGAAATAATCACTGCAGGAGGCCAGTACAGCTTTATGTGCCCGATGCTCCTCACCCTCAATGATCAGGGTGATGTCACAAAACTCATTTCTCTGTCGCTGCTGGTTCAACCGGTCCAGCATCGTCTGCCCATGCTTTGGTAAGAACTGCTTGACAACTCCCTTACTGTCCACCTAAAACCATGCAACAAAGAATATATCCATCAACGTatctataaaatattaaatgtatgtAGATAtaaatttattaaatataaaatatacatgtatAATAATTGTAATTATATTAGTTTTAAATTGAAGAAATGATATACGTATTTACATAATTGACAGTGGTTCCTTTGTTCTAGtcttttaatataaataaactgtTGCAACTGGAAAATTTTCAATGACACATACGGCATTCTGTACTTACAAACACCAGTTCATGTTTATCAACTGAACTGAAACGTTCCTCATCCAAATCATCAATTGCCTCATCATCCTCTTCCTCACTGGCACAGACAGAGGTCTTTCGTCTAACTTGTCGGACAGATTGTTTTGTGGCATCTTCAGCATTGCCTCTCCCCTTCTCCTGCTTGCTTTGGCAGTGAATGCACTCTTTGATGCAATCCTTCACCTGCTTCAGCACACCTGTGATTAGACGACTAGGTttaggctataaataatactttgTATCAAAATCaataaatgacatttatttTGCCATGGGACTAATACAGCATCTGTCTttctaattaatatttaaatatgaggATTCCTAAAATCAGCATAAATGGAAGGTGCAATCTTCCCTACTGCTATATGTACATCTGAAGGAAAGAAAAACAAGTAGAAATAtgtattaaatttaaaaaaaatgtaaatgtagtgcAGGATTTTTTTTGGATCATTGGGGGTGGCTTACTATTGCTGTGACGATCGCATGTGTGTGACAGTTTGTTCCGCCGTTTGTAAACACGTCATTAGAGAAGAGACGTCATCGCAAGAGGGAGGGGAGTTAGTTTTATTAAAGATTACGAGGACAcattaattaaacaaacaaaataatatgATGTGCAGAGATAAATAccgcaatatatatttaaaaaaaggactATCAATTTTGATTTGATGGTGACTTTAATGCCTGTTCTATCTAAGATAatttatatgatatatattATTGACACACAGCTGTAGCTTCCTATGTCACTTCTGTGAGTCTGTGACAAGAAACTTTAAGCGATGCCATCTGTCACACAGCATCACACAGAGCTGGAAAGCGTTGTCATTAAAGTTGTGGTTAGTGTAACGTTACCTCTCCACCAGTATTTCTGGGAGATGATCTCCCATGTCTGCTGCTGGTTGAGGTGTTCCCCTCCGGACGTGATGTGCGCCTCCGTGATGAGTTCCTTCCGCCTCTCGGCCTGCAGCACCACTTCCAGCTCCGTGAATTCATCCAGACCTTTCTGCCGCCTCTGGTAATAAAGAATCCCATTGCGCACTATGTAGCAAGCAGCTGCTTTTCGGATCTTTCTCTTGGTGTTGCCGTGAGTGCCCGGTGCGTAAGGCTCCCGTTCATCGGTCAAGTAGCGCTGGATGGCTAAATAACTCTCCTCGCTCGACATAACCCCGATTAATGACGCTCACTCAACAAAAACAAGACACATCAGCATATGAGAGGTATTCTCGAGCGTAGAATTCAATAAGGTATTTTTTCAGCCCGTTCCCGCTTCCATAGATGACACGGAAAAGTATCGAGTATGATATTTCTGAAATATTTTCCAAGGGGGAACGTCAGTTCTTGACCGTGTGGGGTGGACTTGCCTGAACAGACAAAATGGCTGCTGCACAACCGGATGTTGCGTTTGAAATGGCGGAAACACTTCACTTGCAGGGCAGTCTTGAaaacagcagagggcgctgttTACCAGCAAGATCATTTCACTAAACATTCTGCGTTTTTACATAATTGACACAAGTAGACGTGTTGTGTCACACTAAATCTAAAAAAGTAacagtgcattataaatatttggATGTTTTTGTTGTCTGATACTATAGGATACACTTAAATTATTAGGTTGTAATCATAAACATCGTTATTCAAGGTGAGCTGACCTACACAATTTCTTGGCTAACCAAATGAGAAATAATTGTATATTCACTAacatttgttgttttatttatctCTCAGTTATATAGGCCTATGCATTTTATGCTGGCTAAACAACTAGGCCTACTGAAGATAAACGTAATAGTAAAGAAGGTAAATGCTATTTCTCTTAGTAACAATCTAGTTACACTAAATTACAAATAGAAATGCTATTCACACAAAATCTAAATATAAGAGTACTGTAGGCTAATATGTTGTACTGACTATGGAAAGGTAAAATGCCATGGACGGTTGGCTATTTGCATTTGATGTAAATACAAACTGCCTAAATTTGAATCTTACTGGTCTGTAATAATCTTACAGGTGGTTGCATTGATTTAATTAAAGAGCGAAGCGTTAAGTACCCCCTGACATTCATTATGGGAtgggatctctctctctctctctctctctctctctctctctctctctctctctctctctctctctctctctctctctctctctctatctctctctctctctctctctctctctctctcactctctctctctctctctctctctctctctctctctctctctctctctctctctctctctctcggtatGCTGGAGCACCATCTGACAGAATAGATAACTGAAAAGCCAGCACCTCTGTAAAGGGTTACCAGGCAACCAAAATGACTCATCACACTCTTCTGTGAAGGCTTGAGTTGTTAGCAGCATCAATTTGTCCACAGCCTATTCGTCCATCCTTATCACTGATACATTCCTTCCATTGGGAAGACCCATTTAGTCGCCCTGCACACTTCTGACCTGCCGAACTGATAAAGTCACTCTTCATAATGACTGAAGTACACATACTCTTAATCACAGGTGGAAAGCTGTTTGGCAGCAATCATGTATAGCCTAATAGTCAATTTTAGAAAACAATATTTCTATAAATTCAGAGAATATCGTGCTGCCTGTTATCACTTAGTCATTTACatctttaaattattttcagGCATGAAATTTGTGGACTACTGTACAATAGAGTGTAATAGACTTGTATCATTCAAACGGAAGATATGAGGGCAAGTATACTTGCTAAAGGTTCAGATGTTCTAAACCATTATGATGTTTTAATGCTTTggcaatatttattattattattttgtcattttgagagagagagagagagagagagagagagagagagagagagagagagagagagagagagagagagagagagagggagagagatgaGCTTCCTGTTGTCTACAGAAAGGGGTCGCTGTTACAGCTTCTTGTTACAGTATATGGCAAGACATCGGTCCTTGTTGAGCTTTGATCTCCTTGTGCATACTATTCATCCTAAATCGTATGTGACATTAGTCATATTCAATACTATTTAGCGTGGATATGCAAGGTTTAACTTTATCATGACTGTATGAGGAGAGGGAATTGCTCACACAAGTCTGGCAAGTGCTCttgtgtatttttaataactatctTTCCACCCAAAATACCCTAGCAACACACTAGCAGCTACTTAGCAGCACTTTAGCAACCATTCTTaataccatagcaaccacctagcaatggTACAAGCAACAGCCTAACAGTTTCTCTTTCCAACTTGTCAGTCTAGTTTGAAAAGATAATTTTCTACCATTCATGCAAACAATGAATATTAAGCGTAGCATTGCACTCAAAATAAGTATGTGGTGCTCAGCTAAAAACAACTCCTATTCGACTTATGTATCTAAATCAAGTTGCTTCCTAATTTAAATGAAACTCATTTTATTCTCTatctttaacatttattttatagtgCATTTTGTGCAGTGTACCAACACTGCAAAATATGACAAGACAAATCTTTCACCACCAGCCTCCTCTGCACCTTTATTAAATATGCATGTTctcattttttattgttttattccaAAAAATCGGgtacaattctgattttatggACGTTGAAAGGTCATTCCAGTAATAAACAGCTCTATTAAATAGACCAGCATCTTTGCTCTGGATTTTTAGTATAAACAGTCAAACCTGAAGTGCAAATACGGAGCAGAGATAAGCAGAAAAAGAACAGAGCTGACTCAAACATGAGAGAGGGGATGTTTAGAAAAAGCTGACATTTTTGTCAGCACCTGGAAGTCACAAGGAAGACATGCAGGTAAACACGTCACATGTTTCCCTGTGCATATGGATTTAGGGATTCAGTATGTTATGTGTATTTACTCATTCTGAGATGTATGACTGCTTACACCAGCCTTGATTTGCCGAACACATATTTTCAGTAAATATGTGGAAAAAACACACGCAAGGCCAGATCACAGTTAGGTGTAGTGGAAAATCCTCCACATTTTCTTAAAGAACAGAGGGTTCTTTTGTGGATCCGGCCACAAATTAACAATAATTAGCAATAATTGTGCTGGGAACTTTTTTTGTATGTCGTTCTCACACCCAATTGTAGTTTGGTATGAAAGTgtataacttaaaaaaattataataaaaaagtttaaaggCTTTCTAGCTTATGCCTAGAACAATAACATGCAGGGGAAGTACTTGGAGAAACATGTTTGAAAATAGGCAATGTTTTTGTAATTCCTTTAGGTGATGTTAACAGCACAGAAATGACACACTTTACCTTTAAATTAGCCAAAGCCACAgctctttttatttgtttgtcaaGTGAAGCGGCTTGCAATAAATACCGGGTATGTGACTAACacttcctttcactggaacgaACTGGTTTGCTGGGATCATACTTAGTCTTTTATGTTTCCTCAGCTTCAACACAGCGTCAGCTAGCCAATCCAGGCATAAGAAGCCAGAGAAGAGCTGCATTATACACAAAGACAATGACAgggatgaatgaatggatttAGAAATTGGAAGAAGTATAGGCTAGATTAAAGAAAGCAGTTTCATTTATGTTTCTGGAGTTTAAGTTTCACTGTAATAATGAAATATGCCTGGAAGAAGGAAAACGTAGCAGAAGAAGGGAagtaaagaaaaacaaaaaaatgaccaGAGGAAAATGTTATTGATTTAAAGTTGCTCTTTCCTAACTCAACTAGatttaatttaaagggataggtcacACAAAAGTGAAAATCCCTTTTTTTCACATGACACGCCATTCCCAACCTTTAtgatgttcttttttttctcgtaCAATGTTTCTCCATACCATGAAAGTCAAATGGGGCCCAATGTTATTTCAAAATTACTTTTCATTTTCCACAGAGTAAGACAATCATGCTTTGTttcaacatgagggtgagtaaatgctgCAAAATGTCCATTTTTGTGAACTAtacattatataattatatcagAATTATCAACTTTGTCTCCAATATTTCCTAAcatcagaaataaaaatataccAAAGAAACTAGGTCCACACATGTGAGCTAAGGTGCATGGGTTTTacaggataaaaaaaaatagaaaagcaGAAACCTCAgcaaaaaaatctcattatttCTCATTGCTGCTAAAGAGATCACATTTGTCACACTTGTTTCTATGGGACAAGGCTGAGTATGTTTAACTGAGCAGACATAGTTTTCCATCAGGGGTCACCTGGGAGAGAGCGAGTGCATCTGCCTAGATTTTTCTCTCTGTAATCAGAGAACCTATTTATAAGACGTGTATGTATTCTCACCGGGCAGACTGTGGAAGAGCATGTCGGATTAGGTCATTCGGGGAGAAAGATAAATGTATGTAGTAGTTTAAATTTGGCCTGAATATGTGTCTGAGCATTATAGAACATTCTGGGGGTCTCCAATGTTGCATACAGTGGGTGCAAAAACATACTGATACTGTTAGTGTTGCAGACAATATCAGTGCAAAATGCAAACATGTACATTCAAACATCAGACCCAACgattcacataaacaacaaGTCAACTGCAATAAATATTTTCGGGTTATGCACAAGTTAAGATGAACAAGTAAAGCTGAAGATACTTAAATGAACTTACTGAACTTGTAAGTACTGAACTTGTAACTTACTGAAATTGTAAAGCTGGCCCTTTCAATTGAAGTGAAAGGGGTCAATTTTTTTGAAGGATATAAAAGCAAGTAAGGTCATACTATTACAAATTCACCTACATTAATTGTTTTACAACTGTGAGTTATTTGATCTGTAAAGCTTTTTATGTAAAGTTTTTTTAACAGTTGTTTTAGAATTTACGACATTAAGTTGTCATTGTAAGCAGTTTTCTCACTAAAATCTTGTATGTGCATATCCTGTGGCTACAACAACAAAatgtagggttagggtttggttaagggttaatttatttataatttactgtttttactatagTAGCCTAAGTACATTtaatgtaacaaggacactgtaaaataaagtgtttattttaccaagattttcctttttttaagaaAAGGGGGATACatgaatacaaattatttttaatttatttttgctgtAGTCAAACTTATGCCACAAATGCTGTACACTGAGCTTAACTTGTACtgaattttgaatattcctg is a genomic window of Pseudorasbora parva isolate DD20220531a chromosome 12, ASM2467924v1, whole genome shotgun sequence containing:
- the zbtb11 gene encoding zinc finger and BTB domain-containing protein 11, which encodes MSSEESYLAIQRYLTDEREPYAPGTHGNTKRKIRKAAACYIVRNGILYYQRRQKGLDEFTELEVVLQAERRKELITEAHITSGGEHLNQQQTWEIISQKYWWRGVLKQVKDCIKECIHCQSKQEKGRGNAEDATKQSVRQVRRKTSVCASEEEDDEAIDDLDEERFSSVDKHELVFVDSKGVVKQFLPKHGQTMLDRLNQQRQRNEFCDITLIIEGEEHRAHKAVLASCSDYFYELFVEKGAVTSHEAVVDLSGFSKASFLPLLDFAYTSNLTFNFCVMAEVATLARHLLMAEVLQICESVHKKVEEQKLMVYQRGDIHTVVASQPAPPQPITPTASETYVVTMQSDDSPEAGQSLALISEIGTAESLALLAGATVDGETMTVVTHSGQAGSAESLAMVAHSGQAEEGETMTLVTHSGHAGSGESLAVVQACWSVEEPQVGDTPVAESMQMGAYLISVDPGKMDTSEIVHLAAAAPPAVQDEPQSAEPTLQPEPAAAPQPPPAPVRRRPGRPPKVKQPDPPPPLPSEEEPMEMEGVEDGSGADEEKKEEECKDPNKRYLRKRSVKEGGYVRLHMGLETEEEERSTSPPTKTPQRLARRGRAVQSVKNNPDEISESSIDAAPEAVVPLAEELELVADQPETVEEGTLHEDPGEVVEGEHACNECGMVFQRRYALIMHALKHEKARSFKCSICNKEFQYAASLRAHLARHKHQKTQRASMTRVMATEDSQGSEDQARYRTKREFVCDICGKTLPKLYSLRIHMLNHTGVRPHTCKVCGKSFATKHSLKMHRALHDSLKRFQCTVCEKSFVTKRSLEEHTSIHTGESKYLCTTCGASFHRASGLSKHLKKHQPKPAVRLFHCSHCDKSFFEAKDLQQHMNKHLGLKPFQCQVCGKCYSWKKDWYSHVKSHTVAEPFRCNVCGKEFFEKALFRRHVKKATHGKKGRVKQNLERECEHCGRKFTQLREYRRHMNNHQGVKPFECLTCGVAWADARSLKRHVRTHTGERPYVCPLCQEAHIDARTLRKHITKYHGDQLPGKIMLEKDTLQFHNQGTQVEHAVSILSSDLPPELQPPQPPVTEEIETVLITEETVEAVQAVSEGAVSTLSDQSIMQVVNYVLAQQAAVKVEEAPEIIQTMEVEVAHVAEVE